From the Mycobacterium sp. 155 genome, the window GCGGAAGAATAGCGAGACGAAATGGCTAACGATGACGAGATCCCGTCTGTTGTCGACCTCGGGGCCGACCGGGACATCGACGTCGTCGCCGTCTCCGAGCTGGAGGACGGCGAGCTGGGGGCCGTGCTGGAGGCGCTACTGCTGGTGGTCGACACCCCGGTGACGGTCGACGCGCTGGCGAGCGCCACCGAACAACCGGCCAACCGGATCACCGCCAAGCTGCGGTTGATGGCCGAGGAACTGGCAGCCCGCGACAGCGGCATCGACCTGCGGGAGGCCGGCGGCGGGTGGCGGATGTACACCCGTGCGCGCTACGCCCCGTACGTGGAGCGCCTCCTGCTGGACGGAGCACGGTCCAAACTCACCCGCGCCGCACTGGAAACGCTGGCGGTGGTCGCCTACCGCCAACCCGTGACCAGGACGCGGGTCAGTGCGGTCCGCGGCGTCAACGTCGACGCTGTGATGCGGACGCTGCTGGCCCGCGGGTTGATCACGGAGGCCGGTACCGATCCGGACACCGGGGCCACGGCATTCGCCACCACCGAGTTGTTCCTGGAGCGGCTGGGGCTCAGCTCACTGACCGATCTACCCGACATCGCGCCGCTGTTGCCCGATGTCGACGTGATCGACGACCTGAGCGAATCCCTCGGTGACGAACCGCGATTCGCCAAACTCAACGGTGGTTCGCCGAAGGGCGACCAGCCGCAGACCTTCGACGTGGACAAGGACTTACATGGTTGACGAGGGAGTGCGGCTGCAAAAAGTGTTGTCGCAGGCGGGAATTGCATCCCGCCGCGTGGCCGAGCGGATGATCACCGACGGTCGTGTCGAGGTCGACGGCCGGGTGGTCACCGAACTGGGCACTCGAGTGGACCCCGCCGTGGCAGAGATCCGTGTCGACGGTTCCCGCATCGTGCTCGACGACACCCTGGTGTACTTGGCGATCAACAAACCCCGCGGCATGCACTCGACCATGTCGGACGATCGTGGCCGGCCATGCGTGGGCGATCTTGTGGAGCACCGGGTTCGCGGCAACAAGAAGCTGTTCCACGTGGGCCGGCTGGACGCCGACACCGAGGGTCTGCTGTTGCTGACCAACGACGGTGAGTTGGCCCACCGGCTCATGCATCCGTCCTTCGAGGTATCGAAGACCTACGTCGCGACCGTGCTCGGCACCGTGCCGCGCGGGCTGGGCAAGAAGTTGCGGGCTGGCGTCGAATTGGACGACGGGCCGGCACATGTCGACGATTTCGCGGTAGTTGACACGGTGCCGGGCAAGACCATGGTGAAGGTCACCCTGCATGAGGGACGTAACCGGATCGTGCGACGGCTGCTGGCCGCGGTAGATTTTCCGGTGCAGGAGCTCGTGCGCACCGACATCGGCACGGTGTCGCTGGGTGATCAGCGTCCGGGCAGTATCCGAGCGCTCAGCCGTAAGGAAATCGGCGAGCTTTATCAGGCGGTGGGTTTGTGAGCGGGTCCTTGTTGGTGGCGGTCGACGGTCCCGCCGGAACCGGAAAGTCTTCGGTGTCACGGGCTTTGGCACGTGCGCTGGGGGCGCGGTATCTGGACACCGGGGCGATGTACCGAATCGTCACGCTGGCCGTCCTACGGGCCGGCACCGATCTGGCCGACGAGTCTGCCATCGAGCAAGCAGCGGCCGACGCGGAAGTCGGCCTAGGTTCGGATCCTGACGAGGACCGCGCTTACCTTGCCGGCGAAGACGTCTCGGCTGAGATTCGGGGCGATGCAGTGACCCGCGCGGTGTCGGCAGTGTCGGCCGTGCCCCCGGTGCGGGCGCGGCTGGTCGACTTGCAGCGCGCCTTGGCGGCCAGCGGTGGACGACTTGTGGTGGAAGGCCGCGACATCGGCACGGTGGTATTACCGAATGCGGACGTGAAGATCTTCCTCACAGCCTCGGCTGAGGAGCGGGCACGCCGGCGTAATACGCAGAACATTGCCGGCGGGCTGCCTGACGATTACGCGAACGTGCTGGCAGACGTGCAGCGAAGGGATCACCTCGATTCCACCCGGGCGGTGTCGCCACTTCGGGCTGCCGACGACGCACTAGTGGTCGACACCAGCGATATGAACGAAAACCAAGTGGTCACACGCCTTTTGGAGCTCGTGATCCAACATGCGGGAGTGCGACGATGAGTTCGACCGAGTCCGACGGCACGTGGACCGACGAGGGTGACTGGGAGATCGGCGAAGCCGTCGCCGAGGCGATTGAGGAAGTAACGTCGCCACCGCCGGTGCTCGCTGTGGTCGGTCGGCCCAACGTCGGCAAATCCACTCTGGTGAACCGGATCCTGGGCCGTCGCGAGGCCGTCGTGCAAGACATTCCCGGCGTCACCCGGGACCGGGTGTCCTACGACGCGAACTGGCTGGGCCGGCGCTTTGTGGTGCAGGACACCGGGGGATGGGAACCCGACGCCAAGGGGCTGCAACAGCTCGTGGCCGATCAGGCTCAGGTGGCGATGCGTACCGCCGATGCGATCATCCTCGTGGTCGACGCGGTGGTGGGGGCAACGGCTTCCGACGAGGCCGCGGCGAAACTGCTGCGCAAGTCCGGCAAGCCGGTTTTCCTGGCAGCCAACAAGGTTGACACCGAACGCGGTGAGGCCGACGCCGCTGCGCTGTGGTCATTGGGCATCGGGGAGCCGCATCCGATCAGCGCCATGCACGGGCGTGGAGTCGCCGATCTGCTGGACGAGGTGATGGCGAAGCTGCCCGAGGTGTCGGAGCTGTCCGGCAGTGGCGGGGGCCCGCGCCGCGTCGCGCTGGTCGGTAAGCCGAATGTCGGCAAGAGTTCGCTGCTCAACCGGCTGGCCGGGGACGAGCGGTCCGTGGTGCACGACGTGGCGGGCACCACGGTCGATCCGGTCGACTCGTTGATCGAATTGGGCGGCAAGGTCTGGCGTTTCATCGACACCGCGGGGCTCCGCCGCAAAGTCGGGCAGGCCAGCGGGCACGAGTTCTACGCCTCGGTGCGCACACACGGTGCGATCGACGCCGCCGAAGTGGTGATGGTGCTGATCGACGGTTCCCAGCCGCTGACCGAGCAGGATCAGCGGGTGTTGTCGATGGTGATCGAAGCCGGCCGGGCACTGGTGCTGGTGTTCAACAAGTGGGACTTGGTCGATGAGGAGCGGCGCTACGACCTGGACCGCGAGATCGAACGGCAACTGGCGCAGGTGCAGTGGGCTCCGCGGGTGAATATCTCCGCCAAGACCGGTCGCGCCGTGCAGAAGCTGGTGCCCGCGCTGGAGACGGCGCTGGCGTCCTGGGACAAGCGGATCTCTACCGGGCAGCTCAACACCTTTCTCAAGGAAGTGGTTGCCGCGACCCCGCCACCGGTGCGCGGCGGCAAACAGCCCCGCATTCTGTTCGCCACCCAGGCAGCCAGCCGGCCGCCGACATTCGTGCTGTTCACCAGCGGGTTCCTGGAGGCCGGCTACCGCCGGTTCCTGGAACGCCGGCTGCGTGAGACGTTCGGTTTCGAAGGCAGTCCGATCCGGATCAATGTGCGAGTCCGTGAGAAGAGGGGCGCTCCCAAGCGCCGGTGATCGCGTGATTTGTGTGCGTTTACCGGCGGTGGCCGCCGGTAAACGCACACAAATCACGTGGGTAGGGTGGCCCGGGTGTCTGTCACCCACATGATCTTGATTGCCTTGGCCGGAGTCGGGGCGGGGGCGATCAACGCCATCGTCGGATCGGGCACGCTGATCACGTTTCCCACGCTGGTGACGCTGGGCTTTCCTCCGGTCACCGCGACGATGTCCAATGCCGTCGGCCTGGTTGCCGGTGGCGTCTCGGGCACCTGGGGGTACCGCCGCGAGCTGCGCGGGCAGTGGAACCGGCTGCGCTGGCAGATTCCCGGCTCGCTGATCGGCGCCGGATTGGGCTCCTGGCTTCTGCTGCACCTGCCGGAGAAAGTGTTCGTCCAGGTGGTTCCGGTGCTGTTGATCCTGGCGCTGGTGCTGGTGGTTATCGGTCCGCGGATCCAGGCGTGGGCGCGACGGCGGGCCGACGAGTCAGGGCAGTCCGCCGACCACATCAGCCCGCAACGGATGGCCGCGCTCGTGTTCGGTACCTTCGTGGTGGGCATCTACGGCGGATATTTCACTGCGGCACAGGGGATTTTGCTGATCGCCGTGATGGGCGCGCTGTTGCCGGAGTCGATCCAGCGGATGAACGCCGCCAAGAACTTGCTGGCGTTGCTGGTGAACATCGTCGCCGCGGCTGCCTACACGATTGTCGCGTTCGACCGGATCAGCTGGACGGCGGCTGGTCTGATCGCGGTGGGTTCTCTGGTCGGCGGATTTCTCGGCGCGCACTACGGGCGGAGGCTGTCGCCGAACGCGCTGCGGGGTGTGATCGTGGTGGTCGGTTTGATCGGGCTGTATCGGTTGGTGACGGTCTGACTCAGGTGGGCTGGTGCGATCCCTCACGCACTGAGCGTCGACCTGTGACGATGGGGCGGATTACGAAAAGGGCGGGCAGCTGCGGTAGGCTTTCGTCCGCTGCCGGACATCCGGAAAGCACCACGGGCTGTGGCGCAGCTTGGTAGCGCACTTGACTGGGGGTCAAGTGGTCGCAGGTTCAAATCCTGTCAGCCCGACAGAGTGTTTACGCAGGTCAGGGGTAGTTTGGGAGTTTGCTGGAACGTCTGCATTACGCAGAATCGGACAGGTTGACCCCCAAACTGACCCCCAACGCAATGGAC encodes:
- a CDS encoding pseudouridine synthase, whose protein sequence is MVDEGVRLQKVLSQAGIASRRVAERMITDGRVEVDGRVVTELGTRVDPAVAEIRVDGSRIVLDDTLVYLAINKPRGMHSTMSDDRGRPCVGDLVEHRVRGNKKLFHVGRLDADTEGLLLLTNDGELAHRLMHPSFEVSKTYVATVLGTVPRGLGKKLRAGVELDDGPAHVDDFAVVDTVPGKTMVKVTLHEGRNRIVRRLLAAVDFPVQELVRTDIGTVSLGDQRPGSIRALSRKEIGELYQAVGL
- a CDS encoding sulfite exporter TauE/SafE family protein, encoding MILIALAGVGAGAINAIVGSGTLITFPTLVTLGFPPVTATMSNAVGLVAGGVSGTWGYRRELRGQWNRLRWQIPGSLIGAGLGSWLLLHLPEKVFVQVVPVLLILALVLVVIGPRIQAWARRRADESGQSADHISPQRMAALVFGTFVVGIYGGYFTAAQGILLIAVMGALLPESIQRMNAAKNLLALLVNIVAAAAYTIVAFDRISWTAAGLIAVGSLVGGFLGAHYGRRLSPNALRGVIVVVGLIGLYRLVTV
- the der gene encoding ribosome biogenesis GTPase Der, with protein sequence MSSTESDGTWTDEGDWEIGEAVAEAIEEVTSPPPVLAVVGRPNVGKSTLVNRILGRREAVVQDIPGVTRDRVSYDANWLGRRFVVQDTGGWEPDAKGLQQLVADQAQVAMRTADAIILVVDAVVGATASDEAAAKLLRKSGKPVFLAANKVDTERGEADAAALWSLGIGEPHPISAMHGRGVADLLDEVMAKLPEVSELSGSGGGPRRVALVGKPNVGKSSLLNRLAGDERSVVHDVAGTTVDPVDSLIELGGKVWRFIDTAGLRRKVGQASGHEFYASVRTHGAIDAAEVVMVLIDGSQPLTEQDQRVLSMVIEAGRALVLVFNKWDLVDEERRYDLDREIERQLAQVQWAPRVNISAKTGRAVQKLVPALETALASWDKRISTGQLNTFLKEVVAATPPPVRGGKQPRILFATQAASRPPTFVLFTSGFLEAGYRRFLERRLRETFGFEGSPIRINVRVREKRGAPKRR
- the cmk gene encoding (d)CMP kinase — translated: MSGSLLVAVDGPAGTGKSSVSRALARALGARYLDTGAMYRIVTLAVLRAGTDLADESAIEQAAADAEVGLGSDPDEDRAYLAGEDVSAEIRGDAVTRAVSAVSAVPPVRARLVDLQRALAASGGRLVVEGRDIGTVVLPNADVKIFLTASAEERARRRNTQNIAGGLPDDYANVLADVQRRDHLDSTRAVSPLRAADDALVVDTSDMNENQVVTRLLELVIQHAGVRR
- the scpB gene encoding SMC-Scp complex subunit ScpB; translation: MANDDEIPSVVDLGADRDIDVVAVSELEDGELGAVLEALLLVVDTPVTVDALASATEQPANRITAKLRLMAEELAARDSGIDLREAGGGWRMYTRARYAPYVERLLLDGARSKLTRAALETLAVVAYRQPVTRTRVSAVRGVNVDAVMRTLLARGLITEAGTDPDTGATAFATTELFLERLGLSSLTDLPDIAPLLPDVDVIDDLSESLGDEPRFAKLNGGSPKGDQPQTFDVDKDLHG